Proteins encoded within one genomic window of Parachlamydia sp. AcF125:
- a CDS encoding 6-hydroxymethylpterin diphosphokinase MptE-like protein, protein MTTRDHIFQKNLERWAKFSPEKAQHLKAYTHRSLSMVTNPNQELNLLFPEGGKMVPLHSPVNASEEAAEWFKSLELEDETVLYVYGVGLGYYYLAAREWLRQNEQHYLIFFEDNLEILRRLLETDIGTQLLSDKQVFLLHFDRVDNEDEEIDQLFTTLSFLEYKISALTSYASERKSIYQQLKAKIRYYLNFKECSAIEYMNFGQSFFRNFYKNILSLPDSHLGNGLFDQFKGVPAIICGAGPSLEKNRGMLAELKDKAVIFAGGTAVNVLNAEGILPHFGVQIDPNWYQMTRLIMNQCYEVPFFYRNRFYHNAFSLIHGERLYVTGSGGYDIAKWFEKNLGIEETTDVSEGHNVVNFSLAIAAALGCNPIILVGVDLAYTDDKSYASGVMSHPLHDRKQHFQTKNSQEELMLKEDIYGQPIHTLWKWVAESVWFARFSLSHPDITLINATEGGLGMPGIPNKTLKEVAEEYLKNQYDLSNWIQGEIQEHPLPPTVTRENIEKVMNEMLESLEKCLTYCQDLSLEFNSQAEKIKNNQETNLDVTDEKMIALLQALNEEPGYVHLLRVFSDMYLQAFAKKVELIRVQSEEDERKANLKKADLNTMRYQFLAETARVNISLIKRAFQRILKNSARTIKEPEKLASREGVPGEIYAFEKGMIKIVDPELNLSIEEKLPEGGFQTQQMAYPNGQLKKEWTWKDHLLEGPSSFYSETGDLLGRDWYVHGKKQGKSHWYYASGAVRSIQRFKDGLEHGRQEYFYPNGQLKTHLDYQHGKLHGDVKLYFSNGQLKRELHYQDGKRNGAEKMWGPDGKLLMEAYFQNDRAVGISREWREDGQLSKEYAYDEHSKKIYGKQWDRKGVEIATQKLNRSDYFDQVALQTDVLTHSLENVLQQLNQVVPLVSKDTTLGLKNDNTQDIQSELSLIQKEMEHLKKLGQNVLIESGVQAGEEKEQIWKTPSSKKEVEKMLGEATARMGDELGELMHLLHETTSLIANKFKEAVGKKNS, encoded by the coding sequence ATGACAACGCGCGATCATATTTTTCAAAAAAACCTCGAAAGGTGGGCAAAGTTTTCTCCTGAGAAGGCACAACATTTAAAAGCCTATACACATCGTTCCCTCTCGATGGTGACTAATCCGAACCAAGAATTAAATCTCCTTTTTCCGGAAGGAGGGAAAATGGTTCCTCTTCATTCTCCCGTGAATGCAAGCGAGGAAGCCGCGGAATGGTTTAAGTCTTTAGAATTAGAGGATGAAACCGTTTTATACGTTTATGGAGTGGGGTTAGGGTATTATTACCTAGCTGCCCGAGAATGGCTTAGACAAAATGAGCAGCATTACCTTATTTTTTTTGAAGACAATTTAGAGATTTTGCGCCGCCTACTCGAAACCGATATAGGGACTCAACTGCTTAGCGACAAGCAAGTCTTTCTTCTGCATTTTGATCGGGTGGACAACGAAGATGAAGAAATCGATCAGTTATTCACCACTCTTTCTTTTCTGGAATATAAAATTTCTGCCCTAACAAGCTACGCTTCCGAGCGGAAATCGATTTATCAACAACTTAAGGCAAAAATTAGGTACTACCTCAACTTTAAAGAATGCAGTGCCATTGAATATATGAATTTCGGCCAATCTTTCTTCCGAAATTTTTATAAAAACATTTTATCCCTTCCTGATTCCCATTTAGGGAACGGACTTTTTGATCAATTTAAAGGGGTCCCAGCGATTATTTGTGGAGCAGGCCCTTCTTTGGAAAAAAATCGAGGCATGCTTGCCGAATTAAAAGATAAAGCCGTTATCTTTGCAGGAGGAACTGCGGTTAACGTGTTGAATGCTGAAGGGATTCTCCCCCATTTTGGAGTGCAGATCGACCCCAATTGGTATCAAATGACGCGCCTTATTATGAATCAATGTTATGAAGTTCCTTTTTTCTATCGCAATCGTTTTTACCATAACGCCTTTAGCTTGATTCATGGAGAACGACTCTACGTGACGGGGAGCGGTGGATATGATATTGCAAAGTGGTTTGAAAAAAATTTGGGCATTGAAGAAACAACGGATGTTTCTGAAGGGCACAATGTGGTGAATTTTAGCTTGGCTATTGCGGCCGCCCTAGGTTGTAACCCGATTATTTTAGTGGGGGTGGATTTAGCTTACACAGACGATAAATCCTATGCGAGCGGGGTTATGAGCCATCCTCTGCACGATCGAAAGCAACACTTTCAGACCAAAAATAGTCAAGAAGAGCTTATGCTAAAAGAGGATATTTATGGGCAACCTATTCATACCCTATGGAAATGGGTGGCAGAATCGGTGTGGTTTGCAAGATTTAGCTTAAGTCATCCCGACATTACGTTGATTAACGCCACAGAGGGGGGGCTTGGAATGCCAGGCATTCCCAATAAGACTTTAAAAGAGGTAGCTGAAGAGTATCTAAAAAATCAATACGATCTTTCGAATTGGATTCAAGGAGAAATTCAAGAACACCCTCTGCCCCCTACGGTGACGCGTGAGAATATTGAAAAAGTGATGAATGAAATGCTTGAAAGTTTGGAGAAATGCCTGACCTATTGCCAAGATTTAAGTTTAGAATTTAACAGCCAAGCAGAAAAAATCAAAAACAATCAAGAAACCAATTTAGATGTCACCGATGAGAAAATGATAGCTCTTCTTCAAGCTTTAAATGAAGAGCCCGGTTATGTGCATTTATTGCGCGTATTTAGTGATATGTACTTGCAAGCTTTCGCTAAAAAAGTTGAGCTGATACGGGTGCAGAGCGAAGAAGATGAGCGAAAAGCCAATTTGAAGAAAGCCGATCTTAATACGATGCGCTATCAATTTTTAGCGGAAACTGCTCGGGTGAATATTTCGTTAATTAAACGCGCTTTTCAAAGAATTTTAAAAAATTCTGCAAGAACGATTAAAGAGCCTGAAAAGCTTGCTTCAAGAGAGGGCGTGCCAGGTGAAATTTATGCGTTTGAAAAAGGGATGATTAAGATCGTCGATCCAGAATTAAATTTAAGTATTGAAGAAAAATTGCCTGAAGGCGGTTTCCAAACTCAACAGATGGCCTATCCAAATGGACAGCTGAAAAAAGAATGGACATGGAAAGACCACCTGTTGGAGGGGCCTTCCTCTTTCTATAGTGAAACAGGGGATTTGCTTGGAAGAGATTGGTATGTGCATGGCAAGAAACAGGGAAAATCGCACTGGTACTATGCCTCAGGAGCTGTGCGCAGTATTCAGCGTTTTAAAGATGGGTTAGAACATGGCCGCCAAGAATATTTTTATCCTAATGGGCAACTTAAAACGCATTTAGACTACCAGCACGGAAAATTACACGGAGACGTGAAGCTTTATTTTTCAAATGGGCAACTCAAGCGAGAATTGCATTATCAGGATGGCAAACGAAACGGAGCCGAAAAAATGTGGGGCCCCGATGGAAAGTTGCTCATGGAAGCCTATTTTCAAAATGACCGAGCTGTAGGCATTTCCCGAGAATGGCGAGAAGACGGGCAGCTTTCAAAAGAGTACGCCTATGATGAGCATTCTAAAAAGATTTATGGCAAGCAATGGGATCGCAAAGGAGTGGAAATTGCGACTCAAAAGCTGAATCGCTCCGACTATTTTGATCAAGTTGCTTTACAGACTGACGTTTTAACCCATTCTTTAGAAAATGTTTTGCAACAGCTCAATCAAGTAGTTCCCCTTGTTTCTAAAGACACCACACTTGGATTAAAAAATGACAATACGCAAGACATCCAAAGCGAACTTTCCCTTATCCAAAAAGAAATGGAACACTTAAAGAAATTGGGACAAAATGTGCTGATCGAATCAGGAGTTCAGGCGGGGGAAGAAAAAGAACAAATTTGGAAAACGCCTTCTTCCAAAAAAGAAGTGGAAAAAATGTTAGGGGAGGCTACCGCAAGAATGGGCGATGAGCTAGGCGAGTTAATGCATCTTCTCCATGAGACCACCTCTCTGATTGCCAATAAGTTTAAAGAAGCGGTTGGCAAGAAAAATAGTTAG
- a CDS encoding MATE family efflux transporter has translation MAPEHITYTSGNLKEVWKTSLPLMFSWLSVVLMTFVDRLYLARYSTSALNSTVTSGTIAMAFTYGLQTLCEMGGVLVAQYNGAQQYRQIGPVIWQVLWITLFSFVFFIPLSFWGSDFLFANSSQGILEKEYFSNLVLFGPALGLLGSISGFYIGRGFTSVITKVVIVGNISNVFLDPLLIFGWGETFPAMGIKGAAIATGISWVMQGLILFLCFIRANNQKIFDASAWRLDPKLLRDCLKIGLPTTLFIVLEIGGWGIFYMMMRDAGPTHILVSGICQSILILFVFVGCGVQKGVAAIAGNLIGAQKTEHLNQLMWSGVSIITGYFLLTCIPLIFFPDFMISCFLQNSGSVEGATMVADLENLRPLLHFGLACTCIYLYLEDLRMVFSGILLGAGDTFFLMVSGVLAVWLFLLIPSYVIIVHSQASVEVSIGIWVFYSLSALLIPLYRFYFGKWRERKVIATT, from the coding sequence ATGGCGCCAGAACATATCACCTACACCTCCGGCAATCTTAAAGAAGTTTGGAAAACTTCTTTGCCGTTAATGTTTTCATGGCTTTCTGTCGTTTTAATGACATTTGTAGACCGGTTATATTTAGCCCGCTATTCGACTAGCGCTTTAAATAGTACGGTAACTTCTGGCACTATTGCCATGGCTTTTACTTATGGGCTTCAAACTCTTTGTGAGATGGGGGGTGTTTTAGTCGCCCAATACAACGGGGCTCAACAGTATCGCCAAATTGGCCCCGTTATCTGGCAGGTTCTTTGGATCACTTTGTTCTCCTTTGTCTTTTTTATCCCCCTTTCCTTTTGGGGGAGCGATTTTTTATTTGCAAATTCCAGCCAAGGGATTCTAGAAAAGGAATATTTTTCTAACCTTGTTTTGTTTGGACCTGCCCTCGGTTTACTTGGATCTATCTCCGGCTTTTATATTGGACGGGGATTTACTTCAGTGATTACTAAAGTGGTCATCGTGGGGAATATTTCGAATGTCTTTTTAGATCCTTTGCTTATCTTTGGATGGGGGGAAACTTTTCCAGCTATGGGGATTAAAGGGGCTGCCATAGCCACAGGAATCAGTTGGGTGATGCAAGGCTTAATTTTATTTCTGTGTTTTATCCGAGCCAACAATCAAAAAATATTCGACGCTTCGGCTTGGAGACTTGATCCTAAGCTATTAAGGGACTGCTTGAAAATTGGATTGCCCACCACCCTTTTTATTGTCCTAGAGATAGGGGGATGGGGCATTTTTTACATGATGATGCGAGATGCTGGTCCCACTCATATCCTCGTTTCAGGGATTTGTCAAAGTATTTTAATTTTGTTTGTTTTTGTAGGGTGTGGCGTGCAAAAAGGGGTTGCCGCTATAGCCGGGAATTTAATTGGCGCCCAAAAAACGGAACATTTGAATCAACTGATGTGGTCGGGCGTCTCCATTATTACAGGCTATTTTCTTTTGACTTGTATTCCCTTGATCTTCTTTCCCGACTTTATGATCAGTTGCTTTTTGCAAAATTCGGGGAGCGTAGAGGGGGCGACAATGGTGGCAGATTTAGAAAACCTTAGGCCTTTGCTTCATTTTGGCCTGGCATGTACGTGCATTTATTTATATCTGGAAGATCTTCGCATGGTTTTTTCAGGCATTCTTTTGGGAGCTGGCGATACCTTTTTTTTAATGGTTTCGGGTGTTTTGGCTGTCTGGTTGTTTTTATTGATCCCTTCTTATGTGATTATCGTCCATTCTCAAGCCTCTGTGGAAGTTTCGATAGGAATTTGGGTTTTTTATAGCTTGAGTGCGTTATTGATCCCTTTATATCGCTTCTATTTTGGCAAGTGGCGAGAGAGAAAGGTGATAGCCACGACTTAA
- a CDS encoding 6-hydroxymethylpterin diphosphokinase MptE-like protein → MQSTLFEKNLSLFSFQHAEETYRLKTLSLEALEWRPTWANEANLYNREKNYFYHSKQNAKWEAKKWFESLNLEGINTLFVIGVGLGYYGQPLLDWLKRDPARFVIFIEDDLRVFGRLFETEMGTTLLAHPQVILKYFETPHEQGWGKFRETFSWIFEAFASASVAISGLEEYAENRRSFCLEVSNQIWLNLAEKKEFLNYFRVETQKEIFANFYYNTPYIAQAGWAHALYGQFKNVPAIICGAGPSLSKHFTHLKLLQDKALIFGAGSALNALTTHGVTAHFGAGVDPTDIQENRMRTNQAFGVPFFYRMRFNAGAFQELPGPALYVASGNDFYSTNWFEKQWGIHSSKQIEAGLSTTHFCLKIAEALGCNPIILVGMDLAYTQGKQYAAGVEAHPSSGHKERNQISRLKKEQWIKVKGTTEPEVNTTWSWVQEAALYTEFQLENPETQLINATEGGMSIWQLVHARFEEVCSKQLQASFNLEGRIQALVQNSLKHGLEKEQVLSSLRLWLEDLNCSIVCCQKVLETLNEMREGVLFQKNNWDQLCATWEAHQLQLEKGIVYKEFFHKMDAIFNQLSLRDEYLLKKRADVESEKGKKLKFVQLKVKRYTFLLDHLRNHQEACQKGVELFLAKQVALKKSESDLFNPQLGPLANYEMKGDSLHLLDPALDLDLHVPFSAKEQIVLAETWKEISYYQNGLLQGPSRLYDCTGALSNETWYWQGIKQGKAHDYYSSGQLYRQRSFREGQLHGNQYEFYSDGVLKSQLSYREGQLEGEALFFYPNGKLRRKCGFKKGKVDGQEQYWDPTGKLLIESSYRQGIPIGISQRWYGNGQLARMVVYGEKRHPLEIKEWDSKGTLKS, encoded by the coding sequence ATGCAATCGACTCTATTTGAAAAAAATCTCTCCCTTTTTTCTTTTCAGCATGCTGAAGAAACCTATCGACTTAAAACCCTTTCGCTTGAAGCGTTAGAATGGCGTCCAACATGGGCGAATGAAGCCAACCTTTATAATCGAGAGAAGAATTATTTTTACCACTCCAAACAAAATGCCAAGTGGGAAGCCAAAAAATGGTTTGAAAGTTTAAATTTAGAGGGGATTAACACCTTATTTGTGATAGGAGTGGGTTTAGGGTATTATGGCCAACCTTTATTAGATTGGCTTAAAAGAGATCCCGCCAGATTTGTCATTTTTATAGAAGACGATCTGCGCGTATTTGGAAGATTGTTTGAAACGGAAATGGGTACAACCCTCTTGGCTCATCCTCAAGTTATTTTAAAATATTTTGAAACTCCTCACGAGCAAGGGTGGGGAAAATTTCGAGAGACCTTCTCTTGGATTTTTGAGGCTTTCGCAAGCGCTTCCGTGGCAATTTCCGGCTTAGAAGAATATGCTGAAAATCGCCGCTCCTTTTGCTTAGAAGTCAGCAATCAAATTTGGTTAAATCTAGCCGAAAAAAAGGAATTTTTAAATTATTTTCGAGTGGAAACTCAGAAAGAAATATTCGCGAATTTTTATTACAATACCCCCTATATTGCCCAAGCGGGATGGGCCCATGCATTGTATGGGCAATTTAAAAATGTACCGGCCATTATTTGTGGGGCGGGTCCCTCTTTATCCAAGCATTTTACCCATTTAAAACTTCTTCAAGACAAGGCCCTCATTTTTGGAGCAGGATCTGCCCTAAATGCCCTTACCACCCATGGAGTTACAGCTCATTTTGGAGCAGGAGTGGATCCGACAGATATCCAAGAAAATCGGATGCGCACAAATCAGGCTTTTGGCGTGCCTTTCTTTTATCGCATGCGTTTTAATGCAGGCGCTTTCCAAGAGTTGCCTGGCCCAGCTTTATACGTAGCTTCAGGGAACGATTTTTACAGCACGAACTGGTTTGAGAAGCAATGGGGGATTCATTCTTCGAAGCAAATTGAAGCGGGCCTTAGCACCACGCATTTTTGCCTGAAAATTGCAGAGGCTTTAGGATGCAATCCCATTATCCTCGTGGGGATGGATTTAGCCTACACTCAGGGAAAACAATATGCCGCAGGGGTGGAAGCACACCCAAGTTCGGGCCATAAGGAACGCAATCAAATTTCCCGTTTAAAAAAAGAGCAATGGATCAAAGTTAAAGGAACGACTGAGCCAGAAGTGAATACCACGTGGAGTTGGGTTCAAGAGGCTGCTTTATATACGGAATTTCAGCTTGAAAATCCAGAGACGCAGCTGATTAATGCGACAGAAGGAGGGATGTCCATTTGGCAGCTAGTCCATGCACGCTTTGAAGAGGTCTGTTCTAAGCAGCTACAGGCTAGCTTTAATTTAGAGGGGCGCATTCAGGCTCTCGTTCAAAACAGCTTAAAACATGGATTAGAAAAAGAACAAGTTCTCTCCTCTTTGCGGCTGTGGTTAGAGGATTTAAATTGCTCCATCGTATGCTGTCAAAAAGTTTTAGAAACATTAAACGAGATGCGAGAGGGGGTACTTTTTCAAAAAAACAACTGGGATCAGCTGTGCGCGACATGGGAAGCGCATCAACTTCAGCTTGAAAAAGGGATCGTCTATAAAGAATTTTTCCATAAGATGGATGCTATTTTTAATCAGCTTAGCTTGCGCGATGAATATCTCTTAAAAAAACGGGCCGACGTGGAGAGTGAAAAAGGGAAGAAATTAAAATTTGTTCAGCTAAAAGTTAAACGTTATACTTTCCTGCTTGATCATCTCCGAAATCATCAAGAAGCCTGTCAAAAAGGAGTAGAACTCTTTTTAGCCAAGCAGGTTGCTCTTAAAAAAAGTGAATCCGACCTGTTTAATCCCCAACTGGGCCCTCTTGCAAATTATGAGATGAAAGGCGATAGTTTGCACCTGCTTGACCCTGCATTGGACCTCGATCTGCATGTGCCTTTTTCTGCAAAAGAGCAGATTGTCTTAGCTGAAACATGGAAGGAGATTTCCTATTACCAAAATGGCCTATTACAGGGGCCTTCCCGTTTATATGACTGCACGGGGGCTCTTTCCAACGAAACCTGGTATTGGCAAGGAATTAAGCAAGGAAAGGCGCACGATTATTATTCTTCCGGGCAGCTTTACCGGCAAAGAAGCTTTAGAGAGGGGCAACTGCACGGTAACCAATATGAATTTTATTCTGACGGCGTATTGAAAAGTCAATTGAGTTATCGCGAAGGACAGTTAGAGGGAGAAGCCCTATTTTTTTATCCAAATGGAAAATTGCGAAGAAAATGTGGATTTAAAAAAGGAAAAGTTGACGGGCAGGAACAATATTGGGATCCTACGGGAAAACTGCTCATCGAATCGAGCTATCGGCAGGGAATTCCGATAGGCATTTCCCAAAGGTGGTATGGCAATGGGCAACTAGCGCGCATGGTTGTGTATGGGGAGAAGAGGCACCCCCTAGAGATAAAAGAATGGGATAGCAAGGGGACCTTAAAATCATGA
- a CDS encoding aminoglycoside phosphotransferase family protein — MNLVGEAVVDFAQECASTYFQTLPPDIILEKAVDFVEKTDMQSRVFKVKNPQGQLLFVIKIYPSERFDLTVIEHLASPHGLLGRLRLQQSVIPFPLAVRECIEARGLYYLIAFPAAAGHSLWFYLENKNLPILQKAMQKVALSLAELHLQALNPAGEISPAYELQEQHALRFFQKWMDRPPKAFPVKGEPVTQKFYQLRADMLTSPSLTGWIHGDAMLHHFFYEAERNFITMIDLDRCIFAILANKRMGGPFAYDYAFAVNSLWQLGIYAGWEPHTLQQLQKEFTEIYQTRMGRFFPSEPSIRYYSFIYCLKKACLTSKRLELFSPETPIFKKLNHTLHYLVNTL; from the coding sequence ATGAACCTGGTAGGAGAGGCTGTAGTGGATTTTGCCCAAGAGTGTGCCTCGACATATTTTCAAACGTTACCTCCTGATATTATCCTCGAAAAAGCGGTTGATTTTGTAGAAAAAACCGATATGCAGTCTCGAGTTTTTAAAGTCAAAAATCCACAAGGGCAACTTCTTTTTGTGATAAAAATTTATCCTTCTGAGCGCTTTGACCTTACCGTGATCGAGCATTTAGCTTCCCCTCACGGATTGCTAGGACGCTTGAGATTACAGCAGAGCGTCATCCCTTTCCCTTTAGCTGTGCGCGAGTGCATTGAAGCGCGTGGCTTGTACTATTTGATTGCTTTTCCCGCCGCAGCAGGGCATTCTCTTTGGTTTTATCTAGAAAATAAAAACCTGCCTATCTTACAAAAGGCCATGCAAAAAGTGGCTTTATCCTTAGCAGAGCTACACTTGCAAGCATTAAATCCTGCGGGTGAAATTTCTCCTGCTTATGAGCTTCAAGAGCAGCATGCTTTGCGCTTTTTTCAAAAATGGATGGACCGTCCTCCTAAAGCTTTTCCTGTGAAGGGAGAGCCTGTTACGCAAAAATTTTATCAATTGCGCGCAGACATGTTAACTTCCCCCTCCCTTACGGGGTGGATCCATGGAGATGCCATGCTTCATCATTTTTTTTATGAGGCGGAAAGAAATTTTATCACGATGATCGACTTGGATCGTTGTATTTTTGCCATTTTAGCTAACAAAAGAATGGGAGGGCCTTTTGCCTATGACTATGCCTTTGCGGTTAATTCTCTGTGGCAACTCGGCATTTATGCAGGGTGGGAGCCACACACTTTGCAACAGCTGCAGAAGGAGTTTACAGAGATTTATCAAACTCGCATGGGAAGGTTCTTTCCTTCCGAGCCATCCATTCGTTACTACTCCTTTATTTATTGTTTAAAAAAAGCTTGTTTAACCTCCAAGCGTTTAGAGCTTTTTAGCCCGGAAACCCCTATTTTTAAGAAGTTAAATCACACCCTGCATTATTTAGTGAATACTTTATGA
- a CDS encoding methylated-DNA--[protein]-cysteine S-methyltransferase, which translates to MRRPIHPFKEEILYAIGNCCLGLLLVAESQTGLCAVLIGDEADFLKTELTIRFPNTFVVQKDKIASLTLVTQLIEKEADYFHFPLDERGSPFQKTVWQAIREIPPGKTVSYTELAKKIGSPKAIRAVAGACAANSLAIVTPCHRVVRSDGSLAGYRWGIERKRTLLEIEQKRSFST; encoded by the coding sequence ATGAGAAGACCCATTCACCCATTTAAAGAAGAAATCCTCTATGCGATTGGAAATTGCTGCTTAGGCCTTCTCTTAGTTGCAGAGAGTCAAACAGGACTTTGCGCCGTATTAATAGGAGACGAGGCCGATTTTTTGAAAACCGAATTAACCATCCGTTTTCCAAATACTTTTGTTGTACAAAAGGACAAAATCGCATCTCTTACCCTGGTCACCCAACTCATCGAAAAAGAAGCGGATTATTTTCATTTTCCGCTCGACGAACGGGGTTCTCCCTTTCAAAAAACTGTTTGGCAAGCTATTCGAGAAATTCCACCAGGCAAAACGGTTAGTTATACAGAGCTTGCCAAAAAGATTGGATCGCCCAAAGCCATTCGAGCAGTTGCCGGTGCCTGCGCTGCAAATTCTCTCGCAATTGTCACCCCCTGTCATCGAGTGGTCCGCAGCGATGGGTCATTAGCTGGCTACCGGTGGGGAATAGAAAGAAAAAGAACTTTGCTGGAAATAGAGCAAAAAAGGTCATTCTCAACCTAG
- a CDS encoding 6-hydroxymethylpterin diphosphokinase MptE-like protein produces the protein MNLYKNIEIWAQTEPRIARLLPYQEPQNLEFCEAQNGLQNLKKGEAYYHSTLNPLGEAEEWFSATYQKDVQVLYVYGVGLGYYYEAAKEWLHTQPRRHLIFLEDDLEVIYRLLETDRGTALLEDAQVTLHYMEELKEKSEVLDALYWNFALARLQVSALALYQKVHAERYLELQHKIVYDATVKDALVEEYLLYGAGFFKNFYPNMLKLSESYYGNQFFGKFNQIPAIICGAGPSLKHSLNTLKGLSDRALIFAGGSALNALDAAGITPHLGAGIDPNAEQYERLSRHQGYEVPFFYRNRLFYGAFQQIHGPRLYITGSGGYDISEWFEEKFGLDTTFFDEGHNVVNFSTQIAHAMGCNPIIFIGMDLAYTDLQAYAEGVLQDAQVTTQQIVDTADFDQAAFLKKDIFGKPIYTMWKWVAESDWIANFAKEHPETTFFNATEGGLGFEGIQNQPLAQIAEKNLTTRYNLKDRIFGEIQNSQMPQVTDKAVREAIGELQTSLKNCVEHLDILIQDAEELGNKIEKEQEVPRQMQSGRAALAETDLAEEPAYEYILAIFNEVYSRLLNYEVRLLKLSKASEWEKKQQLLQISIKKLSFLKDVANANLELIRMGFEEIDRKE, from the coding sequence ATGAATTTGTATAAGAATATTGAAATTTGGGCCCAAACGGAACCTCGTATTGCTCGTTTACTGCCCTACCAAGAACCTCAAAATTTGGAATTTTGCGAAGCTCAAAATGGGCTACAAAATTTAAAAAAAGGGGAAGCTTACTATCATTCCACCCTTAATCCTTTAGGGGAAGCCGAGGAGTGGTTTTCAGCCACTTATCAAAAAGATGTTCAAGTGCTCTATGTCTACGGAGTGGGATTGGGTTATTATTATGAAGCAGCTAAGGAATGGCTACACACCCAACCTCGGAGACATTTAATTTTTTTAGAAGATGACCTAGAGGTTATTTACCGGCTTCTTGAAACGGATAGGGGGACAGCCCTCCTTGAGGATGCACAGGTCACTTTACATTATATGGAAGAACTCAAAGAAAAATCTGAAGTCTTAGATGCTCTTTATTGGAATTTTGCGCTTGCCAGGTTACAAGTTTCCGCCTTAGCGCTCTACCAAAAGGTGCATGCAGAGCGGTATTTAGAGCTTCAGCACAAAATCGTGTACGATGCGACCGTTAAAGATGCTTTAGTGGAAGAATATCTTTTGTATGGGGCGGGTTTTTTTAAGAATTTTTATCCGAATATGCTTAAGCTTTCTGAGTCGTATTATGGAAACCAATTTTTTGGGAAATTCAATCAAATCCCTGCCATTATTTGTGGGGCTGGTCCCTCTTTAAAACACTCCTTAAACACTTTGAAAGGCTTATCGGATCGCGCTTTGATTTTTGCGGGGGGCTCCGCCTTAAATGCCTTAGATGCTGCAGGAATTACTCCTCATTTAGGCGCAGGCATCGATCCCAATGCGGAGCAGTATGAGAGACTCAGCCGGCATCAGGGTTATGAAGTGCCCTTTTTTTACCGCAACCGGTTGTTTTACGGGGCTTTTCAACAAATCCATGGGCCTCGTTTGTACATCACGGGATCGGGAGGATACGATATTTCTGAATGGTTTGAAGAAAAGTTTGGGTTGGACACCACCTTTTTTGATGAAGGGCATAATGTGGTGAATTTTTCTACCCAAATTGCGCATGCTATGGGATGCAATCCGATTATCTTTATTGGAATGGATTTAGCCTATACCGATTTGCAAGCTTATGCAGAAGGAGTCCTGCAAGATGCCCAAGTGACCACTCAGCAGATTGTGGATACAGCAGATTTTGATCAGGCGGCCTTTTTGAAAAAAGATATTTTTGGAAAACCCATCTATACCATGTGGAAATGGGTCGCAGAATCCGATTGGATTGCAAATTTTGCCAAAGAGCATCCCGAAACAACTTTTTTTAACGCCACTGAAGGAGGGCTAGGGTTTGAAGGCATTCAAAATCAACCTTTAGCTCAAATTGCTGAGAAAAACCTGACGACCCGGTATAACCTTAAAGATCGCATTTTTGGAGAAATTCAAAATAGCCAAATGCCTCAGGTTACAGATAAAGCTGTTAGGGAAGCGATAGGGGAATTGCAAACGAGTTTAAAAAATTGCGTAGAACATCTCGATATCTTGATCCAAGATGCCGAAGAGCTTGGGAATAAAATAGAAAAAGAACAGGAAGTTCCTCGCCAAATGCAAAGTGGCCGAGCTGCTCTGGCTGAAACAGATCTAGCCGAAGAGCCTGCTTATGAATATATTCTTGCTATTTTCAATGAAGTTTATTCCCGTCTACTCAATTATGAAGTGCGCCTTTTGAAGCTTTCTAAGGCGAGCGAATGGGAGAAAAAGCAACAATTGCTTCAAATCTCTATTAAGAAGCTTTCTTTTTTAAAAGACGTGGCAAATGCCAACTTAGAGCTTATACGTATGGGTTTTGAAGAGATCGATCGAAAGGAGTAA